Proteins encoded in a region of the Cydia splendana chromosome 19, ilCydSple1.2, whole genome shotgun sequence genome:
- the LOC134800024 gene encoding SH2B adapter protein 1 — translation MAGPSDGDPDGWVEFCERQAKAAAPEFAKAAYWKYVQSSTTDPTSRPSVSHKDLLKKFVDSFSDQFEIEIGKLKAQHKVPNGTHTGHDESDYSEDTDSPKTQHKPFFRRLSFKGLRRGKGLFHKQHSDEVELSSNLNKQSKTKLAKIVVECRKEGLVNYLTPESLEQPSGPQKWEKCRLALVKTVGGYMLEFYSPPKAQKPRSGVFCFLISEARETTALEMPDHENTFVLKADNNMEYVIEAADVDDMKSWLATIKYCMRSAPTTQPPPDALPGLPEPAPPDLPPRRDLPASTSNADLTTDTPEEAELGSIAEEACTARVSLAEWPWFHGTLARAAAAACVLAGGSNAHGCYLVRQSETRQGEYVLTFNFQGRAKHLRMTLSETGQCRVQHLWFPNVHDMLEHFRAHPIPLESGGAADVTLTEYVVSAVGDNRQLGVTHGSDVRMRRAELEALLVASGAPHDRAVDNQYSFV, via the exons ATGGCGGGCCCGTCCGACGGGGATCCCGACGGATGGGTCGAGTTCTGTGAGCGTCAGGCCAAAGCTGCCGCTCCGGAATTCGCCAAGGCAGCGTATTGGAAATACGTCCAGAGTAGTACCACAGACCCCACCTCCCGACCCAGCGTATCCCACAAAGATCTTCTAAAGAAATTTGTTGACAGTTTTTCCGACCAGTTCGAGATAGAAATTGGTAAACTAAAAGCGCAACACAAGGTCCCAAACGGGACGCACACAGGTCACGATGAAAGCGATTATTCGGAGGACACTGACTCGCCCAAGACACAGCACAAGCCATTCTTCAGAAGATTATCATTTAAAGGTCTGAGAAGAGGGAAGGGTCTTTTCCACAAACAGCATTCGGACGAGGTTGAATTATCGTCTAATTTGAACAAACAGAGTAAGACTAAGCTAGCCAAAATAGTTGTAGAATGTAGGAAAGAAGGTTTGGTTAATTATTTAACTCCTGAAAGCTTGGAGCAGCCCTCAGGTCCGCAAAAATGGGAGAAGTGCAGACTAGCTCTAGTGAAGACTGTAGGGGGTTATATGTTGGAATTCTACTCCCCGCCGAAAGCTCAGAAGCCCAGGAGTGGGGTGTTCTGTTTTCTCATATCAGAGGCGAGAGAAACTACAGCTTTAGAAATGCCGGACCATGAAAATACTTTTGTATTGAAG GCCGACAACAACATGGAGTATGTAATAGAAGCTGCAGACGTAGACGATATGAAGTCCTGGCTAGCCACAATCAAGTACTGCATGCGGTCAGCGCCAACAACGCAACCACCACCTGACGCGCTACCCGGCCTACCTGAGCCGGCGCCACCTGATCTGCCACCAAGAAGAGATCTACCTGCCAGCACTAGTAACGCTGACTTAACTACTGATACTCCTGAAGAGGCTGAATTAg GTTCAATAGCAGAAGAGGCGTGCACAGCGCGCGTCTCTCTAGCGGAATGGCCGTGGTTCCACGGCACGCtggcgcgcgcggcggcggcggcctgcGTGCTCGCCGGGGGCTCCAACGCGCACGGCTGCTACTTGGTGCGCCAGTCCGAGACCAGGCAGGGGGAATATGTGCTTACGTTTAATTTCCAG GGCCGCGCCAAACACCTGCGCATGACGCTCAGCGAGACCGGCCAGTGCCGGGTCCAGCACCTCTGGTTCCCCAACGTCCACGACATGCTGGAACACTTCAGGGCTCACCCCATCCCGCTGGAGTCCGGCGGCGCGGCCGACGTGACGCTCACGGAGTACGTGGTCAGCGCCGTCGGCGACAACCGACAA CTGGGCGTAACGCACGGGAGTGACGTAAGGATGCGCCGGGCGGAGCTTGAAGCCCTGCTGGTCGCCAGCGGAGCGCCGCACGACCGCGCCGTAGACAACCAATATAGCTTCGTGTAA